The following coding sequences are from one Sardina pilchardus chromosome 16, fSarPil1.1, whole genome shotgun sequence window:
- the LOC134060571 gene encoding mucin-2-like: MGKKVETLILVMLASHYAIAQSSSSTTEATESTTSGATESTTTAVTESTTSGVTESTTTAVTESSTTGETTTGATESTTTGATESTATAVTESSTTGETTTGETESTTTGATTTGETESTTTGATTTGVTESTTSGITESTTSETTLSQTTEATESSTTAATESTTTEDTTTTGATESTTIGTTESTTTGATESTTAEVTTTGVTESTTTGATESATAVTETTTAGVTTTGATESTTAVTTPSPTTEATELTTTEVTMTGATESTTDVTTTSPTTEATESTTIGATESTTTAVTESTITGVTTTGATESTTGITTLSPTTEGTESTTIGATESTTTAVAESTTTGATESATGITTPLPTTEATESTTIGATESTTTGVTTTGATESTTAVATTSPTTEATESTTIGATESTTTAVAESTTTGATESTTGITTPSPTTGATESTTSEITESITSVTTPSSSTEATESTTTGETQSTTIGATESTTTAITESTTTAITESTSTGVTTVGATESTTAVTTPSPTTEATESTSIGATESTTTAITESTTTEVTTEATESTTIGVTESTTSGITESSTSVITPPPSTGVTESTTAAVTETTTNGVTESTTTGVTDSTSTGATESTTIGATKSTTIGVTETTTNGVTESTTTGVTESTTTGATESTTIGATQSTTIGVTESTTAAVTETTTNGATESTTTGVTESTTTGATESTTTGTTESTTIGATQSTTIGVTESTTTGATQSTTIGVTESTTAAVTESTTIGVTESTTAGATQSTTTGATQSTTTGATESTATGVTESTTTGATQSTTTGVTESTTTGATELTTTGATQSTTTGVAESTTTGATESTTTGATQSTTTGATESTTTGATQSTTTRVTESTTTGATELTTTGATQSTTTGATESTTTGATQSTTTGVTESTTTGATELTTTGATQSTTTGATQSTTTGATQSTTTGVTESTTTGATQSTTTGATELTTTGVTESTTNEATESTTTGVTESTTTGATQSTTTGATELTTTGVTESTTTGATELTTTGVTQSTTTGPTQSTTTGATQSTTTGATESTTTGATQLTTTGVTESTTTRVTQSTTTGVTESTTTGVTESTTTRVTESTTTGVTESTTTGATQSTTTGVTESTTTRVTESTTTGATQSTTTGVTESTTTGASESTTTGVTESTTTGPTQSTTTGATQSTTTGATQSTTTGATESTTTGVTESTTTAVTQSTTTGTTEPTPSVVTQSTTTGVADTIIRSSPVYQIEILILNINFIEALNNSQSPEFRAQAEEIERPFDVIYSARYGGSFRQTVVRAFRLSSRNQMDNVETDVDLEFNADSTEPLPESSDVVQTLNSALINSNSGFNLTVSTDIVVKSAPRSTAIPEFRTDETFTADLSNTSSAAFQNRSSLIKRELEPFFIEDFQSDFISLTPRSFRDGSIIHTTDITVTANATFPNDTQIIATLKRAALSGSLSFTITFINGTAVAPLSTTAGPTQSTTTGVTQSTTALTTQSTTTGVTQSTTIGTTQSTTTGVTQSTTTGATQSTTTGVTQSTTTGVTQSTTTGTTQSTTTGVAQSTTTGATQSTTTTVPPTTTTITQAPSTAMTSQAPTTTTTTQAPTTTTQAPTTTMTTQAPTITTTTTTTSTTTTQAPTTTTTTTQVPTTTTTTTTQAPTTTTATTTQAPTTTTTTTQVPTTTTTTTTQAPTTTTTTQAPTTTTTTTTTTQAPTTTTRPAPTIAVQAVIVIVFTEALTNPQSPEFQQQAVVVQTACDVIYSARYGVLFVRTIVIAFRLSSRNRMDNVETDVELVFNADSTEPIPESSDVVQTLATAVENPNSGFNLTVVPGSIVVTSAPRSTGIPQFRTNDTFTADLSITSSAAFQSRASLIKRELEPFFIEDFQSDFISLTPSGFRNGSIIHSTDITVTANATFPNDTQIITTLTRAALSGNLSFTITFINGTAVSAGEVSSSVNLLSACGLTIMSLLAGRAW, from the exons ATGGGGAAAAAGGTAGAGACGTTGATCCTGGTCATGCTTG CATCACATTATGCAATTGCGCAATCGTCGTCATCAACAACTGAAGCAACAGAATCAACCACAAGTGGAGCAACAGAATCAACAACAACTGCAGTAACAGAATCAACCACAAGTGGAGTAACAGAATCAACAACAACTGCAGTAACAGAATCATCCACAACTGGAGAAACaacaactggagcaacagaatcaaccacaactggagcaacagaaTCAACAGCAACTGCAGTAACAGAATCATCCACAACTGGAGAAACAACAACTGGAGAAACAGAATCAaccacaactggagcaacaacAACTGGAGAAACAGAATCAaccacaactggagcaacaacAACTGGAGTAACAGAATCAACCACAAGCGGAATAACAGAATCAACTACATCTGAGACTACATTATCACAAACAACTGAAGCAACTGAATCATCTACAACTGCAGCAACAGAATCGACCACAACTGAAGAcacaactacaactggagcaacagaaTCAACCACAATTGGAACAACTGAATCAaccacaactggagcaacagaaTCAACCACAGCTGAAGTAACAACAACTGGAGTAACAGAATCAaccacaactggagcaacagaaTCAGCAACTGCAGTAACAGAAACAACCACAGCTGGAGTAACAACGACTGGAGCAACAGAATCAACCACAGCTGTAACAACACCTTCACCAACAACTGAAGCAACAGAATTAACCACAACTGAAGTAACAATGACTGGAGCAACAGAATCAACCACAGATGTTACAACAACTTCACCAACAACTGAAGCAACAGAATCAACCACAATTGGAGCCACTGAATCAACAACAACTGCAGTAACAGAATCAACCATAACTGGAGTAACAACGACTGGAGCAACAGAATCAACCACAGGTATAACGACACTATCACCAACAACTGAAGGAACAGAATCAACCACAATTGGAGCCACTGAATCAACAACAACTGCAGTAGCAGAATCAACCACGACTGGAGCAACAGAATCAGCCACAGGTATAACGACACCGTTACCAACAACTGAAGCAACAGAATCAACCACAATTGGAGCAACTGAATCAACCACAACTGGAGTAACAACGACTGGAGCAACAGAATCAACCACAGCTGTAGCAACAACTTCACCAACAACTGAAGCAACAGAATCAACCACAATTGGAGCCACTGAATCAACAACAACTGCAGTAGCAGAATCAACCACGACTGGAGCAACAGAATCAACCACAGGTATAACGACACCGTCACCaacaactggagcaacagaaTCCACCACAAGTGAAATTACGGAATCAATTACATCTGTGactacaccatcatcatcaactGAAGCAACAGAATCGACCACAActggagaaacacaatcaaccacaATTGGAGCAACTGAATCAACAACAACTGCAATAACAGAATCAACAACAACTGCAATAACAGAATCAACCTCAACTGGAGTAACAACGGTTGGAGCAACAGAATCAACCACAGCTGTAACGACACCTTCACCAACAACTGAAGCAACAGAATCAACCTCAATTGGAGCAACTGAATCAACAACAACTGCAATAACAGAATCAACCACAACTGAAGTAACAACTGAAGCAACAGAATCAACCACAATTGGAGTAACAGAATCCACCACAAGTGGAATAACAGAATCAAGTACATCTGTGattacaccaccaccatcaactgGAGTAACAGAATCAACCACGGCTGCAGTAACAGAAACGACCACAAATGGAGTAACAGAGTCAACCACAACTGGAGTAACAGATTCGACTTCAACTGGAGCAACAGAATCGACCACAATTGGAGCAACAAAATCAACCACAATTGGAGTAACAGAAACGACCACAAATGGAGTAACAGAGTCAACCACAACTGGAGTAACAGAATCGaccacaactggagcaacagaaTCGACCACaattggagcaacacaatcaaccacaaTTGGAGTAACAGAATCGACCACAGCTGCAGTAACAGAAACGACCACAAATGGAGCAACAGAATCAACCACAACAGGAGTAACAGAATCGACCACAACTGGAGCAACCGAATCAACCACAACTGGAACAACAGAATCGACCACAATTGGAGCTACACAATCAACCACAATTGGAGTAACAGAATCGACCACAACTGGAGCTACACAATCAACCACAATTGGAGTAACAGAATCGACCACAGCTGCAGTAACAGAATCGACCACAATTGGAGTAACAGAATCGACCacagctggagcaacacaatcaaccacaactggagcaacacaatcaaccacaaCTGGAGCGACAGAATCAACCGCAACGGGAGTAACAGAATCGaccacaactggagcaacacaatcaaccacaaCGGGAGTAACAGAATCAaccacaactggagcaacagaaTTGaccacaactggagcaacacaatcaaccacaaCGGGAGTAGCAGAATCAACCACAACTGGAGCGACAGAATCGaccacaactggagcaacacaatcaaccacaaCGGGAGCAACAGAATCGaccacaactggagcaacacaatcaaccacaaCAAGAGTAACAGAATCAACCACAACTGGTGCAACAGAATTGaccacaactggagcaacacaatcaaccacaaCGGGAGCAACAGAATCGaccacaactggagcaacacaatcaaccacaacaggaGTAACAGAATCAACCACAACTGGTGCAACAGAATTGAcaacaactggagcaacacaatcaaccacaactggagcaacacaatcaaccacaactggagcaacacaatcaaccacaaCTGGAGTAACAGAATCGaccacaactggagcaacacaatcaaccacaactggagcaacagaaTTGACCACAACTGGAGTAACAGAATCGACCACAAATGAAGCCACAGAATCAACCACAACGGGAGTAACAGAATCGaccacaactggagcaacacaatcaaccacaactggagcaacagaaTTGACCACAACTGGAGTAACAGAATCGaccacaactggagcaacagaaTTGACCACAACGGGAGTAACACAATCGACCACAACTGGACCAACACAATCGaccacaactggagcaacacaatcgaccacaactggagcaacagaaTCGaccacaactggagcaacacaattgACCACAACTGGAGTAACAgaatcaactacaactagagTAACACAATCGACCACAACTGGAGTAACAGAATCGACCACAACTGGAGTAACAgaatcaactacaactagagTAACAGAATCAACCACAACGGGAGTAACAGAATCGaccacaactggagcaacacaatcgacCACAACTGGAGTAACAGAATCGACCACAACTAGAGTAACAGAATCAaccacaactggagcaacacaatcgacCACAACTGGAGTAACAGAATCGACCACAACTGGAGCGTCAGAATCGACCACAACTGGAGTAACAGAATCGACCACAACTGGACCAACACAATCGaccacaactggagcaacacaatcgaccacaactggagcaacacaatcgaccacaactggagcaacagaaTCGACCACAACTGGAGTAACAGAATCAACCACAACTGCAGTAACACAATCAACCACAACTGGAACAACTGAACCTACCCCATCTGTAGTAACACagtcaactacaactggagtaGCAGACACTATTATTCGTTCGTCTCCTGTTTATCAGATTGAGATTTTGATTTTGAACATAAACTTTATTGAAGCTTTAAACAACTCACAGAGCCCAGAGTTCCGGGCGCAAGCAGAAGAGATTGAACGTCCA TTTGATGTGATCTATAGTGCACGTTACGGTGGATCGTTTCGGCAGACTGTTGTTAGAGCTTTCAG GCTGTCTTCTCGCAACCAAATGGACAACGTTGAGACAGACGTTGATCTTGAGTTCAATGCAGATTCAACAGAACCCCTCCCTGAAAGTTCCGATGTGGTTCAAACCTTGAATTCCGCCCTGATCAACTCCAATTCAGGCTTTAATCTGACTGTGTCTACTGACATTGTTGTTAAaa GTGCACCTCGCTCAACAGCCATTCCTGAGTTCCGCACAGATGAAACATTTACTGCGGATCTTTCCAACACCAGTTCCGCTGCCTTCCAGAACAGATCTTCCCTCATCAAAAGAGAG CTTGAGCCCTTTTTCATTGAAGACTTCCAGTCAGATTTCATCAGCCTCACACCAAGAAGCTTCCG CGATGGCTCAATTATCCACACAACAGACATTACTGTGACTGCCAACGCCACCTTCCCCAATGACACACAGATTATAGCTACTTTGAAAAGAGCTGCCTTGAGTGGAAGTTTGTCATTTACCATCACCTTCATCAATGGCACAG CTGTAGCACCACTATCAACCACAGCTGGACCAACACAATCAACCACGACTGGAGTAACACAGTCAACTACAGCTTTAACTACACAATCAACCACAACTGGAGTCACACAATCAACCACAATTGGAACTACACAATCAACCACAACTGGAGTCACACAATCAACCActactggagcaacacaatcaaccacaaCTGGAGTCACACAATCAACCACAACTGGAGTCACACAATCAACCACAACTGGAACTACACAATCAACCACAACTGGAGTCGCACAATCAaccacaactggagcaacacaatcaactacaactaccGTACCTCCTACCACAACTACGATAACCCAAGCCCCTTCTACAGCTATGACATCCCAGGCCCCTACTACAACTACGACAACCCAAGCCCCTACAACAACAACCCAAGCCCCTACTACAACTATGACAACCCAAGCCCCTACCATAACTACAACCACTACAactacatcaacaacaacaacccaagcccctactacaacaacaacaacaacccaagtccctactacaacaacaacaacaacaacccaagcccctactacaacaacagcaacaacaacccaagcccctactacaacaacaacaacaacccaagtacctactacaacaacaacaacgacaacccAAGCCcctaccacaacaacaacaacccaagcccctacaacaacaacaacaacaacaacaacaacccaagccccaacaaccacaactcGTCCAGCTCCTACTATTGCGGTTCAGGCTGTTATTGTCATAGTATTCACAGAGGCTCTTACCAACCCACAGAGCCCAGAGTTCCAGCAGCAAGCAGTTGTAGTTCAAACTGCA tgtgaTGTGATCTATAGTGCACGCTATGGTGTATTGTTTGTGCGGACTATTGTTATAGCTTTCAG GCTGTCTTCTCGTAACCGAATGGACAACGTTGAGACAGATGTTGAACTTGTGTTCAATGCGGATTCAACAGAACCCATCCCTGAAAGTTCCGATGTGGTTCAAACCCTGGCTACCGCCGTGGAAAACCCCAATTCAGGCTTTAATCTGACTGTGGTTCCCGGCTCCATTGTTGTTACAA GTGCACCTCGCTCAACAGGCATTCCTCAATTCCGAACCAATGACACATTTACTGCTGATCTTTCAATTACTTCTTCTGCAGCCTTCCAGAGCAGAGCTTCACTCATCAAAAGAGAG CTTGAGCCCTTTTTCATTGAAGACTTCCAGTCAGATTTCATCAGCCTCACACCATCAGGCTTCAG AAATGGCTCAATTATCCATTCGACAGACATTACTGTGACTGCCAATGCCACATTCCCCAATGACACACAGATTATAACCACTTTGACTAGAGCTGCGTTGAGTGGAAATTTGTCATTTACCATCACCTTCATCAATGGCACAG cggtgtcAGCTGGTGAAGTCAGCAGCAGTGTTAACCTCCTGAGTGCCTGTGGACTCACCATCATGTCTCTCCTTGCTGGTCGGGCCTGGTAG